A single region of the Indicator indicator isolate 239-I01 chromosome 3, UM_Iind_1.1, whole genome shotgun sequence genome encodes:
- the SLC35B4 gene encoding nucleotide sugar transporter SLC35B4 — protein sequence MHPAVAVGLVFGGCCSNVVFLELLVRQFPGCGNIVTFFQFLFIAVEGFIFEVSFGRKKPAIPLRYYFIMVAMFFTVSVVNNYALNLNIAMPLHMIFRSGSLIASMALGIIILKKRYSILKYTSIALVSLGIFTCTFMSAKQVASDSGLNEEDGLQAFLWWLLGIAALTFALLMSARMGIFQETLYKQFGKHSKEALFYNHALPLPGFLLLAPDIYHHAVLFSQSELFQVPVLGLTMPIMWFYLLMNVITQYICVRGVFILTTECTSLTVTLVVTLRKFISLIFSILYFRNPFTAWHWLGTSFVFVGTLMYTEVWNSLGPVLARWREMPKKE from the exons ATGCACCCGGCCGTGGCGGTGGGGCTGGTGTTCGGCGGCTGCTGCAGCAACGTGGtgttcctggagctgctggtcaG gcagTTTCCAGGATGTGGGAACATAGTGACAttcttccagttcctctttATCGCGGTGGAAGGCTTTATCTTCGAAGTCAGCTTTGGGAGGAAGAAGCCAGCCATACCACTAAG GTACTATTTCATCATGGTGGCCATGTTCTTCACTGTCAGTGTGGTGAATAACTATGCCCTGAACTTAAACATCGCCATGCCGCTGCACATGATCTTCAGATCA ggCTCTCTCATAGCAAGCATGGCTCTAGGAATCATCATTTTGAAGAAAAG ATACAGCATCTTGAAATACACATCCATAGCCCTGGTGTCCTTGGGGATCTTTACCTGCACTTTCATGTCTGCGAAACAAGTG GCATCTGACTCTGGTTTAAATGAAGAGGATGGACTCCAGGCTTTCTTGTGGTGGCTGCTGG GTATTGCTGCACTCACCTTCGCCCTCCTCATGTCTGCCAGGATGGGGATTTTCCAGGAGACACTCTACAAACAGTTTGGGAAGCACTCCAAAGAAGCCCTTTTTTACAAT CATGCATTACCACTCCCTGGCTTTCTCCTCCTTGCCCCAGACATCTACCACCATGCAGTCCTCTTCAGCCAGTCTG agctgttccaggtCCCAGTGCTCGGGCTGACCATGCCGATCATGTGGTTCTACCTCCTCATGAATGTCATCACTCA ATACATCTGCGTCCGAGGCGTCTTCATCCTCACCACGGAGTGCACCTCCCTGACGGTCACGCTGGTGGTGACCCTGCGCAAGTTCAtcagcctcatcttctccatcCTCTACTTCCGCAACCCCTTCACGGCCTGGCACTGGCTGGGCACCTCCTTCGTCTTCGTGGGGACTCTGATGTACACCGAGGTGTGGAACAGCCTGGGGCCCGTCCTGGCACGCTGGAGGGAGATGCCAAAGAAGGAGTAA